The Phaseolus vulgaris cultivar G19833 chromosome 10, P. vulgaris v2.0, whole genome shotgun sequence DNA window GACGTGCCTTTTACCTATTCAATGTTGAGTAGTAACTGCCTTTGCCACGTATTTATTGTTGGTATTATTTATTCATACCTTCGGTCGTCCGGGGTCCGACTgttacacttgccccccaggctcaaggGCATAAATTGCCGAAGAGTCGTATAGGATGGCTGAGAATTCCAAGACAATGCATGATAGCTGGCATGGCATCATTGAAAGCATGGCAGAGATGTGATGTTTGGCAGAGCTGCCATTTTGGGGTGTACTATTTCATCTGATGGCTTCAACGGTGGGGATTTCGTGTCGTTTCAAATACGGAGTCATATTGACCATTGGATCACGATAGATCTGACGGTGCTAGACGAGTGCTGGATAAACCTTTCTCTCACCTTGATGCCTATAAATAGAGCTTTGCCCTGAAGTTTGAAGGTTTACACTTTCTCTTCTCTTGCACGGATTATGCTGCTTGCTTTGAGTGCCGAGTCCATTACGAGTGCCAAGTTCGTCGTCGAGTTCGCTTCCCAGTTTCGTTTACCGTCAAGGTTTGTAATGCCATCCTCCATATAGTCTTCCCATAGTGTAGATTCGTCCTTGACTCGTATTGCATCTGGTAGTGCAAGTCAGTCGTCGGACGACCCAAGCTATGATTGGGTTGATCCATCCGTCCTTAACATTCCGACTAAGATTAAAACTGCTGATGATTTAGATAAGTTTTTCTCTGCAAATAAGGACTTTATAGAAATCGACTGTCTGACCGAGGCGTTAGCCGCGGACGTTTGCGGCATAACCAACCATGTGTGTCACGGTCGGGAAAATGCGCCACACGATTTCTTTTTGTATATAGTACATTCTTTTCCAACTTACACATAACTTTTCCATTTGATGATTTTACCATGGGAGTCCTTCGGATTCTCAATGTCACGCCCACGCAGTTGCATCCCAACTCGTGGGCAATTCTTCAAGCCTTCCGAATCCTATGCCAAATTTTTTCGCTTAAACCTGTAGTAAAATTGGCTTTAAAACGAACAAAAAGATTTCCCGAGGCGTGAGTGATCAttgtccgtaaggacttatctGCGGTGTATTGCGCAGGTCCCCCATGATACATCAAGAACTTCCCGGTAATTTtcgaggatcagaactagcaagtttctctttaaaagagtaataccCAAATAGAAcccataaatattataataataaaataatgaggAGAGAGAAATTGAAAAGGGAAAATGGAGAAGGAAGAAGATGGTGAACGGAGggtttgaagaagatgaaaaggtgAGTGTGTGAGTTGCGTTTTCTGGAGGAGGGGAACCCTTGTTTATATAGGGAAAAAGTAACAGCCCCAAACAACCATTACCCACGTTCCAACagccattggtggccctattcCAGGTTCCAACAACACAACTTCTTCAACCTCCGAAAATCTAGCAATGTGGAGGCACAAAACTTCCAAGTCGTGCGACACAATCCAAGGTGGGGAGGGCAACATTTGTTTTTCAAACTTGGAGTCATTCTCCACTTCACTCTACTTCTGAGACTTCCTCCAACAGAAACATCGAAAGATTAGGGTTTATGCTCATCTCTGtttttcagttttttatttTGCAAAACTGATTATGTTTACAACAAAACCTACCCGAGGGTCATTCATGTATTACTATAATTCGCACCCCAGCACTCCTGTTAGTTGGTTGTCGTTGTCTAGCCGACCGGGGAATGTTCGCTTCGCTGCCTATACCACCtcatataaaaatttcaaagaaaattattttaagatttttgtgGAACCTGACGGCCGAGAACTTTTCTACAATGTGGATGAGACGACTAAGTTTCCTTTCCATTGGACGGAGAAACCCAGCCGACTCGGTAGTTGGTTGTGGAAGTCGTTATCGCCCTTCGACAAGGAGATTATCCTAATTACTAACCAGTTGCCCTGTAGGCTGCCTACTCGAGAACTGACAGCCTTGTATGGGTCGTCTAAGAAGTGGGCAGACTTAAATGGTATGTGAGTTTACGCACTTTCGGTCGTTCTTTTATTAAGTTAATGTAGTTTAATTTTACATGCATTTTTCAGAGATCATTTTGAAGATGGACCCAGGCCTTAACAAGTTTATGAAGAGCTTGAAAAGGCAAGCGGACGGACGCAAGATCTCCACCGTTGTTGGAATTGCGCCTCCACCAATTGATAATGGGTCTCGTTCGTTCGGCGAGCTTAGGTACGAACCGAGACAAAGAAGTGAGTCGACCGATTAGCCATTGGATTTCTTTGAGTACGCTAGGACTTCACATTTCTGTGATAGCTTTACACTTCTCAGGATTTGCTTCTATGCCTCGATGGGTTAGCATTAACCCTAAGAATTTTCACCTTCTACACCGAACACACACTTTCCAGGGTTTAAAAGCATGCGATACTTGCGTAAGGCTTGGAAAACTTCCTTCAAATATGAAACATGTTGCTCGCACGAGTCAAATTTAACAacaatatcatcaacatatacctCGACATTCTGTCCGATCATGTCATGGAAAACATAGTCCATCAAATGTTGATAAGTAGCTCTAGCATTTTTGAGGCCGAACGACATGACCTCAGAAAAAGTTGTCGGAGTCCGTTCTAAAAGTTGTTTTCTCTCTATCACGAGGGTGCATCTAGATTTGATTATACCCTGAGTATGCGTCAAGAAAACTTAGGATTTGATGGTCGACTGCTCTGTCGACCAGTCGGTCGATAGTAGGTagaggatacgaatcctttggacatGCTATGTTAAGATCTGTGTAATCtacacacattctccatttaCCGTTTGACTTTTTGACCATTACTACGTTAGCCAACCATGTTGTATAGCGGGCTTTCTGAATGAACCCGACCTGTACCAATTTATCAGTTTCTTCTCGGCGGCCTTACGCCTTTCTTCCCTTAACTTCCTTTTCTTCTGGGCGATCGGCCTAGCCTCCTTGTACACAGATAGGCGATGAGTGATAACATCGGGTTTTACCCCGGGCATATTTGCAGCAGTCCAAGCAAAAAGGTCAGCATTTTTCATTAATGCCTTACCGATCGCCTCTCGGTCGTCCTGTTTGAGGGATGTCCCCATGTGTGTTTTGTAGTCCTTATCGTGAAGGAGTATGGGTTAAAGGTCTTCTCCGGCTTCCATGCGAGGATCGTCCAACCGAGGATCGTCCAAATGAGGAGTGAAAACAATGGCCTTCAACCTGTTTATGGAGGGACGGCCGAGCAGAATATTGTAAAACGTGTTGGCATTAACCAGCAAGTACCGAATGTTGATAGTCTTGCTGAGATAATCATCACCGAAGGTGGTGAATAAGTCGATATATCCTCTCGTTTCTACTATTTCCCCCGAAAATACAACTATCTGCTCATTGTAAGGTTGTATCTCTGCCTCCGAAATTTGCATCTTCTTAAAGGTTTCCCAATATAGGATGTCGACCGAGCTCCCTTTGTCAACTAGGACTTTAGCGATTGCAAACTTATCTATCTCCACTGTAATGACCATGAGGTCGTCTTGAGCGGGGTCGATTGCGATAAATTGTTGTCAGTGAACGTGATTGGTGGTATGTGCGGTCGTCGATGTGTAGAAGCTGAATGGACGGACTGAATTGCCCTTAGATGTTTCTTCCTGGCTGAATTAGAGCATCGTCCATTCTGCGTTCAGGGCTTTCACTTCGAGGTCGTATCTGTCTGACTGGACTCTCACTTCGCTTCCTTCGACTCGTGCGACGATGGTCATCGCGGTTTTAGTCGTCCCTTTGTCCAAAGCGTTCCTTATCCCTGGAGTAATCAATGTCATGTTGGGGCGACCGTGGTGCAGACATGGTTTTTTTACAAATTTGCGGAGGTGGTCGGCTCGAACAAGCTCCTCTATTTTATCCCTTAGTGCCTAACAGCCCTCAGTCGTATGACCGTAATTGCGATGATATTGGCAACGCTTAGCTGTATCCGCATTGGGcggtgtttgtgtttgttttagCGTTGGGATCAATTCGGTTTGTAAGGCTTCGTCCAGAACTTTTTCCCTAGGTACCGTCAAAGGGGTATAATTATGGAAACGAGGACCTCTATTAGAACGATACCGATCTCGGTCGGTTGTCATCATGGAAGGACGAATGCCCTTGTTTCTCTTTGTGTTTTTGACCTGCGTCTTCCTGTGATAGTCAACATGTTCTTCTATTTGCATGAACTTAGTCGCTCTTGTTCTCAATTCATCCATATTATATGGTGGTCGTTTAATAAGACTTTCCGTGAACCGGCCGGGGAGAATGACCGAGACTAAATGGTGCATTGCTATATCTGGGTTTAGATTCCTGATTCCCATACACACCTTGCTGAACATGTCCATAAAAGCCCTCAATGTTTCCCCTTTTTCCTGTTTGACATTGAGAAGAGACATGGAGGACGTACAGTGAGGTCTACTTGTGGCATATTGAGTAGTAAATTTTACTTCCAAAACGTCGAAATTGGTTATAGAGTTTGTGGGAAGTTCAGTGAACCACCCTAGGGGTCCCTCTCTCAGTGAGGTGGGAAAACCTTGCACCATACTGTATGATCCACGGTGTATAGGGTCATTTGtgttctaaaaatatttaaatgttcGTCTGGATCGATGGATCCATCGTAAAGATTCATAGTCAAGCCCTTCCACTTATCGGGAAGAGGCGTAACAATGATATCATCTGTGAAGGAATGACCCCTTGGATTAACTACCTTGCCGGGAGAAGCATACTTAACGCTTTGATGGGTGTGGTGCGTGAGCGACGTGTGATGCACCACTTGAGTATGGGGAGTTGGTATTTTTGTTCCAGATCGATGTGTGGGTGGTGTTGGCGCGCGAGAGTGTCCCTCCCGTTCGGATTGCTCAAGCCGCTAAAGTAATCTTTTATTCTTCACCTTTAGTTGAGCCAGTTCCTCTGTCTGCCGTTGTCGCATTTCTTCTTGCTTACGCCTATCCTTCTCGTGACGCAATTGATCTGTAGCTCCTTTCTGAAGCAATTCTTGCGCATCTGAGCTTGGAGGGTTTGGAGCATCATCATCTGCTCTTCTGCCATGTTATCATTGTTGGTGTTGCTCACTGCCGATACCATTGTTGCTCGCTGAAATCCTTATGTTTGGGAAACTGAGATTACTCGTGTCCCACgttgggcgccaattgtacctgtgtGGATGTCAAGGCCTGAGTAATGTTGATCCACGTTGATACATAATTTGTTGTCGTGCTGGTAATCTTCTATTTCTTCAAAGCTCTTCCTCTCTCGCGCGTTCCGCTGGTCGGCAGGGGTGCCTGCGATTGCacccgacgctcaagtcagtgctcGTGATTAGTCTATTCTCTTAGGATATCAAAAACATACCTTCCCCCCTTTCAGAAGTCCCTTTTATAGGTTGATTTGGGCCTCTTCCAACATGGGCTGGATAGTTGGTTTCATGGTTAGTGGTCTTTAGGTCGTGTATGGTGGTTTCATGATATTACAGGAATGTGTTTCGACATGCCTTTGACCTCTTCAATGTTGAGTAGCCTTTGTCACGTATTTATTGTTGGTATTATTTATTCATACCTTCGGTCGTTTGGGGTCCGACTGGtacatatataatatgattaattatgttttttataataattatatttttataattttgattatatttttatagttaaattgtaattctattttaaataaaaagaataataatttaattttaaaataaaaagtaaaaaataaattaaaataaataaataaatatatatatatatatatatatatatatatatatatatatatatatataactttcttcgcaaaaagaaagttttgaatgaaaaaatattCGATTTCCatgctttttcttttttattattttgatttctacgGTTAACTTTACGTAcagtaaatattttcttttctccatCAGAAACAAACGAGCCTTAGTTGAAAACAGAATGCGTGATAGAATGTCATGTTCATTTTTctcttaaatatatatacaattaatttaaagtatttattcagccatatttttataaaagcttttatgttaattttttttatcattttcactATACcactttaaaattattataaacaactttttgtttattttaaagtcTGTTTCTCTTATCTGCTTCTAATTCTTCGTGTGAATAATGTTTTAATGTCACAAGTTCCACAAGTTAAGAATATTAACGAACTAGTTCAACTTCTTATTAATGTTTTGATTTATTAGGTAGAATGGTTTTAAATTAATGTCACGTGTCAGTCACCTAGTGTGCCACATTCGTATATTTCGTTTTTTCTTTTGATAAacttttaatgattttcttttacattttttggAATTTCGTGGTGTTGCCACGTGTCAAAGTTTCtcttgaattatatatatatatatatatattatttatagattataattttttttttctcaggaagaaataaaactaatttaaaatattttatcattatcatttttatttatatttaaacttttttttattaacaaatattatcgtgtattatttaaatttatacgaatattataatatatttaatttggttttatatgtattttgaaCGTTAAAAATGTACACCTATAcgtatattattttaaacatttagtATTATTTAATTAGGCTTTTGatacaattttatatattatttcataattattttattaatattgattcGGTCTTATGTTAACCATTACACTATACAAGTATTGATCGATCAATTTTTGAAACATTGGCTgtaatattagtttttttttttatatagaataaGTACTTGATTTCATTAGCTAGATTAAAAATGtctaaatttaaaactatttagcTTAATTATTCAATCTATagcatattattaaaataaactactaTAGACACAAAAACTTAACTGCGTTTatgaattgaaattttaaaattttaagactaaaatgttttaataaattattttgatttcaatttctgtttatatttttaatcaaacaacATATCCTATCACAAATCTTTTATACTTGAAAAGATAAATTATACTcgtgatttttttaatagattatTTAAGATAAGTGTTGTTTATAATATTTGGAGATCTACGTATAAGATAGAAATGCAATCTACTACTCTATCATTAATCTGTAAGTTCTATCATTAATCTGTAAGTTCTATCATTAATCTGTAAGTTATTTATCTTGAAGTCGAAGTTGTTCCTATAAAATGAAGGATTATAATGAAAAGAAGCGCACAGTGAAAGAAACAAGGTTGAAAGACATGATGAATCAGCAGTTTCAAACTGATGAGAATTCTTTGATCATTCCATTTTCAAATTtgtcaccaccaccaccatgcCTTCAAACTAATCGTTACGAGAGATGGAGCGAAGAAGAACACAGGtaagtacaattttttttacatttaaatatttaaaggtTAAATATGTCTTTCGTTCTGTATTATAATGCGAAATTGGTTTTTGTTTCTAATCCAAACTTTAAAGTTCTTTGATACttatagtaaatatttttttttcactcacttatatacaatgaaatgtctagtcgatgtgggatctccaacatactCTCTCACGCCGAAAGTGATAGCTCGTGCGtgagataacatattatgggtgatccgatagcgggtggcctgataagcccaccAAATAATCGCTATGATAGACTTGAAcctgactctgataccatattaagaagtgaactttaagcctaactcaacccataaaaccgacttataaggtgaggtttgcattcacttatatacaatgaaatgtcttcatctctagtcgaacatgtattataatatgaaattgattttgtgtttCTAGTCCAAATTTTAGATCTCTTAGATATTTGTAATAAGGAAATATGTTATTATCTCTGTGtgtttatgtaacaaacaaaaGCGTGAATTATATTATAGTATTATAATATCCACGTGAATcaacatgaaatattttaacattttaattcaTATTGAAATTTCGTTGATcatgtataaatttttttccaAAGATTCATTTCAGTAGTTTCTTTACATAAGTATCCAGAAGatctaaaatttgaattaggaacgaaaattaatttggtttaaaatgagaaaatatacatttaacccaatatttaattaaatcttatatttttttttttccaaacagATTGTTCCTGACTGGACTTAAGATGTACAAAAAGGGAGAATGGACGAATATTGCAAGAAATGTGGTCAAAAGCAGAACTCCATCACAAGTTGCAAGCCATGCACAGAAATACTACAAACATTTGGCCTTACCCAATAAAGGCAAAAGAAAAAGTATTTACGACATCAAATTATCCGAAAACCAGAATGTTGCAGTTCAGGAGCAAGTTCATGTGATTCCAGACCAAGTTCATGTGCAAAATGACGATGCTGTTTTTTCAAACCTTGGAGACTTGGAAGGTATATGTGAAAGATATggtataaataatttataagttgTTTAGGTCAGTttttggaagagaaaaaagaaaagagtgattatttttttttcagcaatgaataaatgaaataaaatgagacacttgGATGGTGTCTCAATcttataaatgaataaaatttggtttctatttcatgattttcttgtagtgaacgACACATACTAATTACTTGTATTTTGTCGTGTTGTGTCATAATATtataatcactacaagaaaatcattaaatagaaacaaatttttagagatcaaaataattagttgcaatagtaactaaattagaaataattttagaaactaaaaaaaaaattgatttctaaattaatttctattattgttaaatagtttctaaattggtatctaattagcaaccaaagttttttctaccaaatttagaaactaaataattggtagttaaaaactttggttgctaattagataccaatttagaaactatttaaccataatagaaactaatttagaaatcaatttttttttttagtttctaaaatgatttctaatttagttattatataactaattactttaatttctaaaaattggtttctatttaatgattttttttagtgcagTGGTTGTGATATAACATCTTACTATTAATCTTTTCAATTTTCTAGTCTTTCACTTACGTGTTTAATTTCCAACATAGttagaaaaatctaaaaataatgTTGTTTTCATATCAAATTCTCCAAactttaacaaattaaaataattggttttgtaaatttagttattataattattgagAATCTAAACTATTGTCCTAGTGAATTTCAATTTGAGAGTAACGGAAAGTTTTCTTATCTGTGTAAATTTGAAGGATGATATAATGTTGGTAACTATTAACACAAATATGGTATGCAGGTAATAGTCATATATATGTTAACATGTTGTAAATGTTTTGTGAATATCAAACTAAAAGATTCCATAAAATTTTAGGTTTGATTAAGTCACATAAACGAGTGGGACTTAGGGAATTAGTAATggttattataatatattataagaaaatcaataaacagaaactaattttaaaaataaaaaataattaattatgttatttttgttgATGGATatgttatttcattttaataatacaaCATTTGAGAATACGTCTTGTGCAGGTGCGTCAAATAGATGTGTGTTTGACCAAATAATattcagaaataaaaatataaataaataaaagtacatCATTGGtttcaaatataattaaattagaagaaattatttaacaaggCCCTAAAAAACACAAAGCTAGTTCATAAAAAATTGGCTGCATTGGATAGTGGTCCTTTCTGCCCTTTTCTGTGATCAATATGAAAGTGATATCTCGTCTTATTATTATAGCTTTTtctgttaaaaatatattaaaacataattttcaaaaaaattgtactaaaactttattatataatatctaAAAGTCATTTGTTCCTAATAATTGGGGTCAataatagatataaatatttttttcttaactaACATATACATCTTAATAAGACAAAACTAATATAAGTCATCAACgataatattttagatatagtaattttaataatatgaagGAACTTAAGGTTAACAATTAGGGTTAGAAAAAGTACATAGGTTACTCTTGTTAGTTACTTAGTTTCAAAAcctataatttcatttttaattaaaaaattattattttattataatatctaaacactactaaaaaaattactaaatagaaatcaattttaaataaaaaaaataattagttactataatgactaaattagaaaccattttagagactaaattttttgtttgtttttaaattaatttctattattgataaatagtttataaattgatatttaattaactaccaattatttagattctaaatttgaaagaaaaaaactttgtagctaattaaataccaatttagaaagtatttaacaataataaaaactaatttagaaaccaaacatttttttaatctttaaattagtttttaatttagtcaatataacaactaatttttttttctaaaattagattttattcaatgattttttttagtaaaaaaataattgtaaaatgatttttttagtcttattttattctttttattcaCACAATCAGTCATGATGgctaattattaatttttattcacaACTAAGTACTAAAAAAATTCCCAATTGTCAGTTTAATTTATTGCATTTGTCTATTTCAAATATTTGACTATCTAACGACCCAATTGTTTTTTATGCacagaatataaataatttatttcactATTAGTGCATGTATATTCCCTtcataattttaagaaaaaaactatATCCACAAATGAAGCATAGTTTCAccaaaaaataattcatatgcTATGATGATCTGATTACAAAACGGACCAAAACCATCATACATAGACACCAGGAATCATCATCATGGGAGAAGCAGCAAAAAggtacagaaaaaaaaaatgatactcACAAATTTTGTTGTGTTTCTGCATGCTTTTAAAGTTATTCTATCACATCTATTAAGGTAGCTAAAGAAGTTATGAAGCTAGAATTTGTCAAGAATCATTATTGTGAAAAAGGTAGCATAACATGCATGGATAGAAAATCACAGCTAAAAATCTATAGATAAAAAACTCAGAAAACattttaagaaaatcattagTACTTAACTCTGTTGTGAAATTCTATTGTAACCATGCACAGACCAAAACATGAATCTAATGTAAACAAAAATTGTGTAAATTTTCATAAGATAATCATCAACAATTGTGTAAAGGATGCATGTTTGTGAGTATGTTACTTAACTTTCTCATTTTTTACTTAATATGAAACTTTGAAATTGTAATACTGACTTAGATGTATATAGGTATGCAGTAGTGACAGGAGCTAACAAGGGGATAGGCTATGGAATATGCAAGAAACTGGCTTTGAATGGAGTTGTGGTGGTGCTAACAGCTAGAAATGAGAAAAGGGGTTTAGAAGCAGTGGAAAGATTGAAAGAGTTTGGCCTCTCAGACTTTGTGGTTTTTCATCAACTTGATGTCACAGACCCTTCCAGTGTTACTTCCTTAGCAGATTTCATCAAAACCAGATTTGGAAAACTTGATATATTGGTCACTATCTTCTTCCCTCCTTTTCAAAACCAGATTTGGAAAACTTGATATATTGATCCTTGCATGTGATGCGTTTGACATAATAATTGGTGTTGCAGGTGAACAACGCAGGTGTTCCTGGGGGAAAAGTAAATGGAGAGAATTATCTTAGAAGGGTAAGGTTCCAtgatatatatatgtatgtatatattaatGGTGCTCTATGTATAATGGTATAACTTTATTTGTGCTTGTAGAAAAAGGGTGAAATATTGGATTGGAATCTAATAGTGTATCAAAATTATGAGTTAGCCAAAGAATGTGTTGAAACAGACTTCTTTGGTGCAGAAAGAGTAACTGAAGCTCTTCTTCCTCTGCTCCAACTCTCCACTTCACCAAGGATTGTCAATATTTCTGGTCAAATAGGACTACTGAAGGTAAATTTAAACAAACATGTATGCCTTTTCCAACATgttcttctttgttttgtttggaAATCACCAACCAGTCAGTTCACTGCATAAAAACTTGTGTAGTCTAGAATATCCCTTACTATTTTGTCAAAACAATATCTCTCAACTCAACACTTTAATACAAAAAAAGTACTTTAGTTTTCTCAACTGatatttggaagaaaaagagaagaacATTTGTCTGAAAGATTAAATTATCTTTCTTAGAAAGACAACTACATCTagttaattgattatatatatatatatattatgataattTATGCACTTCTTTCTTCCAACTTGATTCACACattatgtgaaaaaaaattgcatttgGGAAGTTTTGAAAAGCCAGGAACCCAAAAGTCTgaaaaggaaaagactggtATCAGTTTTTACTGTTGAATTAGACTTGGAATTGAATTAAATAACGAGATGGTAACACAGTATTTCATTGATTCTGGTTGGATTTGTCAAGTTTATCATGCCATCCTATATATTTATTCTTACAAAcatcaaattttgaaatattcaGTTTTTAATGTGAAGGAAGAATTAAATGAGTATAGTTTGatatttttggtttttcttgTTTGATTTGGATTTGGTTTACTAGTAAGTGCTGTGTAGTTTTGTTCACATTATAGCATCCATTAATCTCTGccaaaacaataaaagaagC harbors:
- the LOC137817986 gene encoding uncharacterized protein, with translation MVITVEIDKFAIAKVLVDKGSSVDILYWETFKKMQISEAEIQPYNEQIVVFSGEIVETRGYIDLFTTFGDDYLSKTINIRYLLVNANTFYNILLGRPSINRLKAIVFTPHLDDPRLDDPRMEAGEDL
- the LOC137817987 gene encoding uncharacterized protein gives rise to the protein MVQGFPTSLREGPLGWFTELPTNSITNFDVLEVKFTTQYATSRPHCTSSMSLLNVKQEKGETLRAFMDMFSKVCMGIRNLNPDIAMHHLVSVILPGRFTESLIKRPPYNMDELRTRATKFMQIEEHVDYHRKTQVKNTKRNKGIRPSMMTTDRDRYRSNRGPRFHNYTPLTVPREKVLDEALQTELIPTLKQTQTPPNADTAKRCQYHRNYGHTTEGC
- the LOC137818435 gene encoding (+)-neomenthol dehydrogenase-like; this translates as MGEAAKRYAVVTGANKGIGYGICKKLALNGVVVVLTARNEKRGLEAVERLKEFGLSDFVVFHQLDVTDPSSVTSLADFIKTRFGKLDILVNNAGVPGGKVNGENYLRRKKGEILDWNLIVYQNYELAKECVETDFFGAERVTEALLPLLQLSTSPRIVNISGQIGLLKHIPNEWAREVFGDIENLTNEKLYEVLREFLKDYKEGSLESKNWPPVVSGVTMAKAGINAYTRMLAKKFPHFCINCICPGSVKTDINHNNGLLSIDEGAENPVRLALLPDHGPSGLFFSIDQVIPF